Part of the Natrinema salinisoli genome is shown below.
CGAGCCGACTCTGGGATTGGATATCGAGAGCTCACGAACGCTCCAACGAGAGTTACGGCGTCTCGTCGAGGAAGAAGACCTGACCGTCATCCTCAGCAGTCACGATATGGACGTCGTCGAAACGGTGTGTGACCGCGTTCTCATCATGTCCGATGGAGAGATTATCGCAGACGATACTGTAGACGCGCTTCTCCACCGGTCTGATCGACACTGTATTCGTATCACGAGTCGCGATTTCGACGACACCATCGTTTCGACTCTCCAAAGTCGGTTCGACACGGTTCGCGTCGAGTCAGGCAACTACGGCACCCAAATCGAGGTAACGACGGACAGTGACGGACTCTACGATTTGCTCGAGCGGCTTCGTAGCGAGGAGGTAACGCTCGAGCGCGTACAAACGGTCGAGCCGGACCTCGAGGACGTGTTCGTCGATCTGACGTCCGAACGGAGGGATCGATGAGTTCGCACCAGCAGGAGACAGACGCCACACCGCGGAAAGCCGGATATTATCACCTCGCACGAGCCGTTCTCTACCGCGAGTATCTGATCTTCGTTCGGTATCCCGCCAACGCCATCGGTGGTATCATCATCTCACTGTTCTTTTTCGGCGTGCTCTTCTACGGCGGGCGGATGATCGCCGGGCAAGCGCTCACCGATTCGATCGAGGGGATCATCGTCGGCTACTTCCTGTGGACGCTGTCGGTGGGTGCGTACTCCTCCATCTCGAACGATATCGGGAGCGAAGTGCAGTGGGGGACCCTCGAGCGCCACGTGATGTCGCCGTTCGGGTTCGCTCCTGTCGCGCTGTTGAAAGGCGTTGCAAAGATCGTCCGAACGTTCATCACGTCGACGATAATTCTGGCAGTGATGATCGTGCTCACCGGCACGACGCTCGAGTTGCATCTCTTCACGATCGTCGTCATCGCGACGCTCAGCATCGTTTCGGTCCTCGGACTCGGGCTCGCAGCTGGTGGCGTTACCGTGCTCTACAAGCAGATCGGTAACTGGCTAAACCTCCTTCAGTTCGGGTTCATCGTGCTTATTTCTGCACCTGCGTTCGACCTCGGGTGGATGAAATTACTGCCACTCGCACACGGGAGTGCACTCCTCCAACGTGCAATGATCGACGGGCTCCGACTGTGGGAATTCGAACCCGCTGAGATAGCGCTTCTGTTCGGAACTGCCGCTGGCTACTTCGTGTTGGGGTATACCGTCTTTCAGTATGCGACCCGCCGGGCGAGACGGCTCGGCGTTCTCGGTGACTACTAACAGATATGTCAGATTCGCGCTAGTTTCACCCTCAGGATTTGGACCGAGCGCAGATCCCTGGCGGACTCGTCGTATCGGTCGCCGTCTCGCTTTCAGCCACTCCCGCCTTCGCAAAAGAGGAGGGGGAGAGGCAGAAGGGAAAGGAGGAATTGAGGGATTCGTCGAAGGACAGGGGTTAATCGGTGCGGCACTCGTCCTTATTGGTGGCGGCATTCTATTGACATTCTGCGCTAAGAAATCGGTCAGTTGTTTCCCAAGAACGGCGTTCGGCTTGAAAATATCGCTGTTCGCACTCGCGATTATTTTGTCCGGGGTCGAATTCGACGACACGATCCCTGCACTCGGGAGACATTGGGGACTGGGAGTCGCGTTCTTTTCTTCGGAGTTGTGACCTCCGTGCCCGCTATGACCGGCAGAATTCTCTCACTGCTATTGTTGTGTACCGCACTTTTCTCGGCAAACACGTCGAAACGAGTACCGCGCGAAAACTGTTGGTCAGAGGTGCATTATGTTACAATATACGGTTACATTTCTTTGATATAGGTATTCTAATCACAGAATCCGATTTTGGGCCACAGTTTACGACCGGTTATAAAGGTTTGTGGGGAACTATAATGTATTACAACATACAAGCCATATGGGAAGCACATGAGTTGCCAAAATGGAGACGATCAGGTGCAGCGGTCTCGACCATCGGGATTCCCGGGGGAAGCTACCGATGAGGCACAGTAGACGACAGCTGCTCGCCACGCTTGGGGCCGGAACGCTCGCAGGGTGCATAGGAGGAAGCGATAGCGAAGCGGAAGCGACGGAGGCATCGCTACTTCTCAATTGGAAACCCAATGGTCTCCACGTTCCGTACTATACCGCTATCGAACGGGGATTTTTCGAAGAGGAAGGAGTGGAACTGACCGAGATCGAACCTGGAGAGGGATCCGATTTTTCGGCGACTCAGGCCGGGTTGGGAAATACCGAATTCGCGATTACGAGCGCCGATCAGATCCTGAACGCGAACGCGAAAGACCTCGACGTTGTCGCGGTCGGTGTTATCATGCAGCGTGGGCCAGTTCAAGTGTTCACCGCCCGTGACAATTTCGGAACGGAACTCACGGAAAGCGAGCAGTTGGCTGGTGTCACACTCGGGAGCGGTCCCGGGATGGTTCGGCAGATGACGGAAGCGTATCTCGAACACGAGGGGATCCTCGATGACGTTGAATACGTCGACAGTGGGTTCGATACGGTTCAGCAGTTGCTCTCCGGAGAAATCGACGCAGCCAGCGGCGTGTTCAGCGACGTCGTCGACGCTCGCCACCAGGGGTACGAGATCGATACGCTCTCGGTCAACGACGCGATCCCGGCCTACGGTCACGTTATCGCGACGTCGCGATCGTTCGCCGACTCGAATCCCGACACAGTTCGATCGTTCCTTCGGGCGGCTGCTCACGGGGCAGTCTGGGCGAACAATAACCCCGACGACGCGACCGGACTGCTCCTCGATGCCGTCCCGGAACTCGAGGACACACGCACGAATCAACGCGACAAGTGGAACGAACTCCGGACGGAGTTTATGCTGTCGGAAGCGATTCGAGAACACGGCTGGGGATGGAACGAGTCGGCCGTCTGGGAGTCGCTTCGAACCACGCTAGCGAACGGCGATTACCCCGGTGGAGAGGTGGACTCAGAGGAGGTCTGGACGAACGACTATCTCGATACGGACGACGAATACATCGGGGAATACGGTGAGCTGATCGAATAGACGGAATGAGCGACGACAACTCGAAAACGGTGTCAGATCGACCGACGAGGAGGAACCCGAAGTCGTCACGGGCGGTCCGACAGCGCCTTCGCAGCCAGTTCGACGGCGATTTTCGCGGACCTGCACTCGGGACGATACTATGCGTGCTCACCGTTGGATGCTGGCATATAGCCGTCGTCCTCGCTAACCTCCCGACCGTCGTACTTCCCTCTCCGGTGGAAGTGGGTGTCGCACTCGTCGACCTTCGCTGGATACTCGCCGGCGATGCTGCAGTAACAGCGCTGACAGCCGGACTCGGATTGGCTGCGGGGCTCGTCATCGGCACGATGCTGGCGTTTTTCATGGCCGTCTCTCGGTCCGCTGCAGCGGTTGTCCTCCCGTACGTAGTCGCGCTCCGTATCGCGCCGGTCATCGCTATCGCTCCGCTCCTGTTCCTCTGGTTCGGCCGCGGAATACCGGGAAAAGTCCTCCTCGTCACGACCTTGACCGTCTTTCCGATAACCATCGCGTCGCTCGACGGACTGCGATCGACCCCCGAATCGTATCTCACGCTACTCCGGTCCGTCGGCGCGTCGACGTCGACGATCTTCGTCCACGTTCGACTGCCGGCGGCTGCCCCGAGCGTATTTGCCGGAGTGAAAAACGCAGCGACTCTCGCAGTCATCGGCGCGGTCGTTGCCGAGTTCGTGACGCTCGACGCCGGCATCGGGTATCGCGTGTTCGAAACATCCAGCGCACTCCAGACAGCCGAGTCGTACGCTGCACTCGCCGTCCTCTCCGGGCTCGGGCTCCTCTTTTACGGTATCCCATCACTCCTCGAACGGGTGGCCAGAACGAGATTCGAATGAGTCAGGAAAGCGGCACTCGGCGTTGAACCATCCGCTGGCAGATGCCGACCAGACCGTACAACGCGACGCCGATGAACACGAGGACGACGAGTGCGGCAATGATAATATCCGTTCGAAGGTTTTCGGAACCCAGAAGGATGAGGTAGCCGAGACCGCTGCTCGCGACGACCCACTCGGCCACGATCGTACCGACGACAGCGAGCGTGACCGATTGTTTCAACCCGGCGAACACGTCCGGAATCGCATACGGCAACCTGAGATGAACGAACGTGTCCACCTTGCTCGCGTCGACCGAGCGGAGTAATTCGACGTGCCGTTCCGGCGTCCGTGAGAGTCCGGCGACAGTATTCAATACCAGCGGAAAGAACGTGATGAGCGCGATGAACAGGATCGCGGTCATCAACCCCGTCCCGAGGTAAATCAACAAGAGGGGAGCGACCGCTATCTTCGGGAGCACCCGGACGGTAACCAGATACGGATAGAGTGCCGTTCGGAGTACCGGGACCGTACCCAGGAGAATACCGAGTCCGAATCCGATGGCGATACCGATAGCACCGCCGTATACGACTTTTTCGAGCGTCGCGACGACGTTCCGAAAATACAACATCGGGCTGCCGAACAGTTGCGCGAGTACTGCCCCCGGAGACGGCAACAGAAACGATGGGATAGCCAGTAGTGTGGTTCCGAGCCACCACAGTGAAACGCCGACGAGCAACGCCACGAACGGGAGCACGATTTCGCTCCGCCGTACATCGATCGAGTTCCCTCTCATCGTCTGTTTTCGACGCCGTCGTACAGCTCCCGTCTGATATCCGCGACCTGTTTCTGGTATTCGACGCTTCCGAGCAGCTCCGTATCCCGCCGGTCCGAAAAGTCGATCTCGAGCGTCGCTTTGATCCGTCCCGGCGTGTCCGTGACGACGACGCATCGGTCACCCAGAAACGCCGCTTCTGGAACGCTATGGGTGACGAACAATGTCGTCTTCTGTTCTCGTTCGTGAAGCCGACGGAGTTCGACGCCGAGTTGGTCTCGCGTGATCTCGTCGAGCGCGCCGAACGGTTCGTCCAGAAGCAAGACGTCAGCATCGAGATGTAGGGCCCTGACGATAGCGACCCGCTGTTTCATCCCGCCGGAGAGCTCTCGCGGATACGCATCGATGAACCCGTCGAGTCCGACCGATTCCAACAGTGAGCGTGCCTGCGTCTCGTTCGGGGGTTTTCCCGCCATTCGGCGAAGGAACTGAACGTTCTCGAGTGCCGTCTTCCACGGGAGAAGTGTGTGATCCTGAAAGACGAACCCGATATCACCGGCATCGCGACGGACCGCTGGTGCGTTGCCGTCTATCGTGACGGTTCCGTCGGTCGGGGACTCCAGTCCGCCGATCACGCGCAGGAGCGTCGTTTTCCCACAACCAGACGGTCCGACGATAGTGACGAACTCGCTCGGCTGGATCTTCAGATCGATATCGGCGATCGCAGTGACAGTCTCGAAGGCGACGGTTGCGTCGTCGATAGCTATCATGATTTCGAAAACTGTTGCGTATGGGCCACTGCTGTCCGTACGCGCTCCCACTCGTCGTCACGGTGGACCCCCCAGCCCTCGTTTCGTCGGGCTCTACTATCGGCAAACGACTCGAGCGCTCGTCGGAACGTCCGCTCGATTTCCTCGTCTCCAGCGTCGACGGCGGCTGCAATTCGTCTCGCCGCCGGTGTCGGATCCGATCGCCCGGCACGCCATCCCAACATCGTCCCCGTCAGAAACCGCTCGAGCGGCTCTGTTCCCGTCTCGCTGGCCGATGGATCAACGACGAGTGACGGCCCGTAAATCGGGAACTGGTCCGCGATCGTGAGCACGTCCACTGTCTCGTCGTGGGGGAGCGCCCACGGGTCCGAGAACGATCCCGCGACGACGTCGGCATCGCCGGTGCGGAGGGCCGCCGACTCTTCGCCCGTCGTTTCGAATATCTCGACGTCGTCGGCGACGCCTGCCTGCGAGAGGAACAGTTCGGCCAGCAGTCGCGTTTCCGTGTTCGGCGACATACCGATACAGCGATCACGGAGCTGTTCGCTCTCGGTGAGTCGCTCCCCGAAAACCGTTCGCGTCGTATACAGTACGGTCATCGCCCGCTGGTAGAGTACTGCGATCGGGGTGATCGAGTCGCCATCCCGTCGAGCATCGGTGAGGACGGCAGCACCGACGATTCCGACGTCGACGTCGCCGCCGGCGACGGCTCGAAGCGCCTGTTCCGAGCCATTATAGTGGACGAACTCGACGTCCACACCGACGTTGTCGTACGTCCCTTCGATCTGTGCCGCATAGAACGGGACGTGAAGACCGTTCGGTCGCCAGTTGAATCCGAGGCGGATCGTGCCACGGTCGGCGGGAGTCGAACTCGACAGATCGGCGTTCGCGGTACCGATGAGTTCCGCGGCGCGCGTCGCGTACGCGTCGTGCATCGCCGTCTCGACCGTATGGTCGGTCGACCACGCTTTCGGCGGCCGCCCTTCCTCGCTTTCTAGCGTCGTTTCCGTCACCAGCCCCCGATCGGAGAGGCGTGACAGCGCGTCAGCGACGGCCTGGTTGCCGAGGCCAGTTCCGAGGCGAATATCTATCTGTCGTGCTCGCGGGTCCTCGATACGATCGTCTTCGACGCGGCGAACGAGGTACGCGAGGACGCGACCGGACTGCGCTCCGAGTCCGAGTCCGAGATCAGCGGCGAGCTGCTCGTCGTCACCGTCCAGCACCCAGTGCTCCGCTGCTTTCATCGTGCTGGCACCATTGTGGTCGTATACTTAGCGTGTCTGTATAAGCGTACTCCCGATCGAGGCTCACCTTCCGTTCTCGCCGGTTGCGGCGTGTATGATCGGCGTTCACTCGAGCGACCAGCCGGTCACGCCTCTTTGACGAATCGATACGTTTCCGCGTCGTCGTCCAACTCGTTCAGGGCGATATCGACGTATCCGTGCTCCGTGATCTCGTCCGGAAGCGACCGCGTCGAACTGTATGCAGACGGGATTTCGAGGACCTCGCGGACGTCGATTTCGAGTTCGTCGGTCGCCTGCTCGAGATCGGCCTTCTCGAACACGATTTCGTCGTCGGTGTCCGCTCCGGCCTCGAGTTTGTTTTCGAAGACGCGGACGAGCGTGGCAGGGTACTTTCGCATACAAGTCTAATACGCATAAGGTGCAATAAAACTAGTCAGGGAATACTATACAGGGGTTCTGCGGCGGTGACGGCTCCGATCCGTTCAGCCTCGATACTGTCGATTCTCCTCGAGGATATTCCGTTCCGTTCGGAGGAAAAGTATGCTCGGCCAGCGGGGTCTCGTCGTTTCACTGACCTGGATCGACGAACCGATCGGTATCATCGTCCCGCCGGTCGATTTCCTCGATCGCCGCGTCGAAATGGGAGGCGGTCAGAGTGATCTGGTCGGGATCCGTCGTCGGACTGGCGACGTGCTGCCTGACCGCGACGGTCGCAGCCTCGCGACAGACGGCTTCGATGTCGGCACCGAC
Proteins encoded:
- a CDS encoding ABC transporter substrate-binding protein → MKAAEHWVLDGDDEQLAADLGLGLGAQSGRVLAYLVRRVEDDRIEDPRARQIDIRLGTGLGNQAVADALSRLSDRGLVTETTLESEEGRPPKAWSTDHTVETAMHDAYATRAAELIGTANADLSSSTPADRGTIRLGFNWRPNGLHVPFYAAQIEGTYDNVGVDVEFVHYNGSEQALRAVAGGDVDVGIVGAAVLTDARRDGDSITPIAVLYQRAMTVLYTTRTVFGERLTESEQLRDRCIGMSPNTETRLLAELFLSQAGVADDVEIFETTGEESAALRTGDADVVAGSFSDPWALPHDETVDVLTIADQFPIYGPSLVVDPSASETGTEPLERFLTGTMLGWRAGRSDPTPAARRIAAAVDAGDEEIERTFRRALESFADSRARRNEGWGVHRDDEWERVRTAVAHTQQFSKS
- a CDS encoding ABC transporter substrate-binding protein, whose protein sequence is MRHSRRQLLATLGAGTLAGCIGGSDSEAEATEASLLLNWKPNGLHVPYYTAIERGFFEEEGVELTEIEPGEGSDFSATQAGLGNTEFAITSADQILNANAKDLDVVAVGVIMQRGPVQVFTARDNFGTELTESEQLAGVTLGSGPGMVRQMTEAYLEHEGILDDVEYVDSGFDTVQQLLSGEIDAASGVFSDVVDARHQGYEIDTLSVNDAIPAYGHVIATSRSFADSNPDTVRSFLRAAAHGAVWANNNPDDATGLLLDAVPELEDTRTNQRDKWNELRTEFMLSEAIREHGWGWNESAVWESLRTTLANGDYPGGEVDSEEVWTNDYLDTDDEYIGEYGELIE
- a CDS encoding ABC transporter permease, with the translated sequence MRGNSIDVRRSEIVLPFVALLVGVSLWWLGTTLLAIPSFLLPSPGAVLAQLFGSPMLYFRNVVATLEKVVYGGAIGIAIGFGLGILLGTVPVLRTALYPYLVTVRVLPKIAVAPLLLIYLGTGLMTAILFIALITFFPLVLNTVAGLSRTPERHVELLRSVDASKVDTFVHLRLPYAIPDVFAGLKQSVTLAVVGTIVAEWVVASSGLGYLILLGSENLRTDIIIAALVVLVFIGVALYGLVGICQRMVQRRVPLS
- a CDS encoding ABC transporter permease; this encodes MLTVGCWHIAVVLANLPTVVLPSPVEVGVALVDLRWILAGDAAVTALTAGLGLAAGLVIGTMLAFFMAVSRSAAAVVLPYVVALRIAPVIAIAPLLFLWFGRGIPGKVLLVTTLTVFPITIASLDGLRSTPESYLTLLRSVGASTSTIFVHVRLPAAAPSVFAGVKNAATLAVIGAVVAEFVTLDAGIGYRVFETSSALQTAESYAALAVLSGLGLLFYGIPSLLERVARTRFE
- a CDS encoding ABC transporter ATP-binding protein, encoding MIAIDDATVAFETVTAIADIDLKIQPSEFVTIVGPSGCGKTTLLRVIGGLESPTDGTVTIDGNAPAVRRDAGDIGFVFQDHTLLPWKTALENVQFLRRMAGKPPNETQARSLLESVGLDGFIDAYPRELSGGMKQRVAIVRALHLDADVLLLDEPFGALDEITRDQLGVELRRLHEREQKTTLFVTHSVPEAAFLGDRCVVVTDTPGRIKATLEIDFSDRRDTELLGSVEYQKQVADIRRELYDGVENRR
- a CDS encoding ABC transporter permease, coding for MSSHQQETDATPRKAGYYHLARAVLYREYLIFVRYPANAIGGIIISLFFFGVLFYGGRMIAGQALTDSIEGIIVGYFLWTLSVGAYSSISNDIGSEVQWGTLERHVMSPFGFAPVALLKGVAKIVRTFITSTIILAVMIVLTGTTLELHLFTIVVIATLSIVSVLGLGLAAGGVTVLYKQIGNWLNLLQFGFIVLISAPAFDLGWMKLLPLAHGSALLQRAMIDGLRLWEFEPAEIALLFGTAAGYFVLGYTVFQYATRRARRLGVLGDY